tggcagaggcagcaccTTTGCGCTTTCTCTCACTTTCATCTCTTGCACAAGGACAAAGACGCAAGATCTGTACCAGGCTACAAGGGTCTACCATGATGCTCACAGCCACCTCAGCAGGCAGCCGAGTGCAAGTCCTGGCTCCCTCTTCCAGTCTCTCTAGGGCTGGGAACATCTTTCCAGCAAGAACCATTTACAGCCCCTTATTCCTTAATTTTTGCATCAAAGGCACCATTTGGAAACACTCTGGCAAGATAGGCAGGAtaagacaaaaaggaaatgagCTCAAGTTTGCCTTTGATGAGCTATTGTAGGATTTCGGATTGCCAAGATACAGACACATCCTGAGACCAGGTTGCGCTCAGAAGACCAGCAACAGCAGCCACCACAAATCCAGCAAACCCCAGTGTGTTTGCCTGTAATAACTCCCAATTtaaccagcagcaggagctcccACTTGCCAGATGTGCACATACACCATTCGCAACactcctcccagcagcacagggcacagctgcagctgtgtggtaaAAGCAGGGGACACCCCACACCAGCTTCTACAACTGCCAGGAGCAAAGCTGAGAAGTGATGCACATCCACGAACAAACCATCCAGAAgtctctcccttttctttgcaaaccACTTACCAGAACTTCTGGGAACCTGGAACACAGACCATAAAAGCaatacggggggggggggggggggggggggggggggggggaagcaccAGCCAAAAGCTTCAAGTGACCAACCGTAACTCACACCAGCAGTTAACAAATACAGcacttggtttatttttgttctcaaCTGAAACAAGACTCAGTAGGTTTGTTACCTGCAACCAAAGTACCCCATTTCAGAAGTCAGCTTCCAGGTGCAGAGACTTGCAGTAAGAACTCTTCAGATGTACAGTATATCTACAGAGTACACAATAAATTACTATCTACATGCAACATACCTACAAAAAGTTACatacaatgtaaaaaaatacagtactttctgctcattttttaaatttttttctgtacattttttaatttacatttttatatacatttttgtaaactttttgtatttttataaaactgaaatcaCACAACAGTCATGAGCTTATGGCACTGCTCTTACCACTCTAAAACAACGCTTGCACCTACAAAACACCTTTTAGCTTGTTTGCTCCTTCATTTCTACTTTGGCACCAACACACTTCAAAACCATTATTCTGAGCTAATTAGTCCACTTGCTACCTAGCCGTGTTCTCAATATGGAGAAACACAATCATACTTCAATTTGTGCTTCAAtgaaaaagttcagaaaaaacCATTACATTAACTACTTCATCACATTTACCTGATATTACTGCATAATATCAACTTTTCCTGCACTAACTGCTTTACATAAGCATGCAAACAAGTCTGATTATGACTCAATAACATGAATATACTGAAAAACAACTACAAGgattaaatattaaaaggaaTGTAGACTTATCAAGATTTACCATGTTAAGTCTAAGCTACTAGTATGGATTGGCAAGTTaacagttaaaattttaaaacacactgaagCATACAATGTGAACTTCAGTGTAAAAACCAtctgtattaaagaaaatagaaaattactCCCAGCCACACACTTTACACTGTCCTTTAGTGAAAGCTAGTATTGACTAGAAACCTCCTTCTTGCCACACATACTCCTGTTGTGAAATAGGGATCCCTGAAGTTTATAAAAaccaagcttttaaaaaaaaatatctgcttggAGTACACAACTCAAGATCCTGCTGAAAAGGAGCACAGCATGTAAAGTGTTAAAGCAGTTTCAGTATTTGGCCCATATGACAGTAAATCGCTCCAGCCTAGTACTACGTACACTTATTATTCCACAGAACCTACTCGGCCAATTCGATCTAATCCCAAAACACGTGAGTAGAGGTGCCCTCAAGAGGACTCTAGttcaacctcctgctcaaagcaggatgAACACTGAAACGAAACCAAGCTTGGCATTTTGACATGTTGAATCCCAAGAACCTCCTtggacagagactgcacagccCCTCTCGGCCCACACCCGTGCTTGACTTTTCCCATGGAGTGAACTTACATTAACCGAGAACTTGGCATTCCTATTTAATTAAAGCCTCTCGCTTTTGCTCCATGCTTCTCAGCCAAGACCCCAAaatctcccctccccagcaaccCCCTTTGATACCAAAAGGCTGCTGTTCAATCCCATTTCTGGgccccacccccaccaaaaGACCATTTTGCCAGGCTGAGTGAACTCGTTTTGCTTCGTCCTGTGCCCCAAAGTGCTTTGCTACCTTGGCGGCTTCCTGCTGGACTCTAGTCTGTCAACATCctgagcccagagctggacactgTTCCAAATGAGCATGAATGCCAAgtaaagggaggaaaaaacccttcttGCCTCAATCCCTTGGCTATGCTCCCATTAACACAGCCCAGCACGCTGTcagccttccctgctgccagggcacactgctcAGGTGTTCAGCTGCTCGGCACTTTGGACCACCAGGTACAGGGCTACACTTATACTTGCTGACAACACAACTATGCACAAACTTTTTTTGCTAAACTAGGGACCTGAACAgggtttttccttcttccttaaatttacaacaacaaaaaaaaccaaggcaGGCATACAAAGCACTGATACACCACAGCAACTCTTGACTTAATACAGTTTACGGGTAACCACCTCATTTATTATTGCCAAAAGACTCTATGGTGCAATCAAATCTCATCCTCATACAATCAAGACTCAATGCTAAGAATGACAGCTAAGAGTTTGCCACTTTGTCTTAGGTTTGAGTTCAAAGAAGAAGGTGCCTTCCAGATCACTCGGAGGAGAACTGCTAAGGCTTTCTTCTCCGCTGCTCATATCTTCACAGGAGTCTTCACTAGAAAGAACAGCAGGAAAGGTAATTTACACAAAGCACAAGCCCTTGAAAGTGCCAAAGTACTCAATCCTGTGTTTTCTTGCACCCTTTTCTGTTCCTAGTATAACATCCCAGCTCTAAACCCTTCTCAACATTAAGGCTTAAATCCTAACAAGGTACAATTTCCTTTCTCCTAATTCCACAATTCTCTGACCAACCAAAAAGCCAGTGTTCCAAGATAGCAAAtgtaaattacttcagaaaactTAAAGGATTTGCAAGCCTccctgccttaaaaaaaaaaggaatgcctcctcccccaccctgcAAAGCAATTTGAGCACCACAATGACAGTTAccaattttttccttctatttaaGACTTATTTTAAGTCCATCAGTACTTTcaaatcttgcatttttttcctccaactaGTAGTGAATAAGCCTAGTTATACAAAGTTGCTATTAACATATACAGAAAATGAGAACTCCCAACAAATTAACCACCTGTTCTAAGTTTTACCAACCTCTCACTTTCATTGAAGCATCCACACTCTGGTATCGTTGGCAACTCAGGAACACTGTAGTAACTGTTTTGGAGATTCTGGGCTGTACGTCTCGAAACAATCCAGACTAGCTTTTTATGATCAGGCTTGCAACATTCAGGAGAAGAATAATCTGCTAGGCATTTTGAGACCAGTTCCCTCCAGTAAAGTAAGTCACTATCACTtatctgaaaagcaagaaataactTACTTAGTCTACGACAGACAGGCTCTGAAGATAACCCCTCCCTCCATTTTACCTTCTCAGAAAAGACTTAGGAGAAAGTGAATCATAACTGTGATCCCTTTATCAAAGTCAAGCTGTTTTTGAACCTGAACTCCTATACACCTCCTAGAAACGCCCACACTGAAGTCTGAATTGACAGTTTACCTGTTAGTTGCTGTTAACACTTTCATCATcacttccaaaggaaaaatgaaaccaagattactccattttaaaatggagtTCTCATACCTTAAGGAACTACTTCCAGCCCTCAAGAAACTGGGTTAGTTCAGTTTGACTGGAAGAATGGAAAGCTTGTTCTAGACCATCAACTGATAGAGCATGCAGCTAGAAGCTGTAAATCCTGTATGCTATTCAGGCAAAAAGAATAACCAGCCCAGCAGTCAACTGCAGTCCTAGGGACCAATCGCAAGGTTCTCTAGAACATACAGCTAGAACTGTGCAAGTTAAATCAGCTGCTTGTTAAAGCATGTATTGTGCAGACATCAGGTCAGcatttcttctgattttaaacatttaagcTGGTTTTTAAAGCCACAATCCTTTTGCTGcttgccaggcagctgccaagATGTGCCAGTGCAAAATGACTACCTGAGATCATTCTCTAAGcagcagggctttttttttgcttggcaTTCTACCAATGACTGCATGTTAGTTACAAGAGTTGCAGACAGATGCTTCAAGACCCATTTCCTTGCTTATTTCAGCTGATGCCAaacagtacttttaaaaattgtacaCTGACAGCAGGGGTCCCTGAAATGTTACACTGGACATCACTAACCCCACCAGTCCCAACAACTGCAAAAACAACCCACAGAAAACACTTACCTTAGAATGCTTTTGAACACGCAGAAGGATCTCCAACAGCTCAACAGATTTCAAAGTCTGAACCTCTAGAGTGAGAAGGCACAAGGCCAAGACAGATGGctaaaaggacaaaaaaacaCTGCTCAACATATCACGAATCAAAACCTGCTCTGAAGTCAGAGGAAGCCACTTCTACTTacttttgctttagaaaaaactAGACGACAGTTACAAGCTTTCAGTTGTGCTTCCAATTTGTCGAGATTCAAGACTTCTTTCCTGTAAGACACCCAAGAGAAGAAGCACATGCATCAACAAGCATTCACTTGTCTGGAAGGAAAAACTAAGGAGCTGCCTCCTCTACAGCCAATGCCATCACCATTTAAGAGgcaattaaagagaaaaagggcTTTGAAAACATACAGATGACAACCAACATGCAACTCAACCCACCTTTCTGAGGTATGACAGAGTACAATAGTATGGTACAAGTGCAAGAAGGTTAAGGCAGTAGTAGCTTTAAATTCAAAGTGCAACTTTTcagaaattatcttttccaTCCGTTTCAGGTCGGACACAGTGCATTTACATTGGCTGATCCGGATGATCTCATGTGCAGATGGAATATTGCATTCTTCTTCCACTACTCGGGCAGCCAGTTGGAAACAACAAACTCCAATGCAAGATAAATGCTTCGGTTTCacctaaaaataaagaagaaacacaatGAATACTTTCCCCTGCCTTGTAACACCATGTTTATCAAACAGCAACATCAACAGCTCACACCCAGCCTAGGTGAGCCGTTTTGAATATTCACAGTTCAACAGAAAGGGATTTTCTCATCACAACTAGACCTGATGTCCGTCAACTCACACACCTCACCTAGTCTTAACTAGTTTCATCACTCAAGTtgcagcaaaacacagctggCAGAGCCAATAAAGCAGTATCAGCCATGGCTAAGTCAGAGGAAGTGAAGTTCAGCAGCTGAGCACCCTCTATTGAAACCGTTCCACATCACTACACTACAAGTAATTTGCAGTGAGAACTGTAATACCCTGCTTCTCCAAGCAGCAACACTCGCTTACACTCATTTAAAGCCTATACAAATCCTGCCTGAGCCTGTTCTAGGCAGTCCTATCCCTCCACAACTTGTTCCTACCTCTGCTATTCTCTCCCATGTACCAGCGTAACATTTCCTGCAACCTCA
This genomic interval from Falco peregrinus isolate bFalPer1 chromosome 2, bFalPer1.pri, whole genome shotgun sequence contains the following:
- the CCNG2 gene encoding cyclin-G2 → MSSEVLWLFKQLNVHLEQEGRFQPREKGLSLIEAAAENENTLSPRQRNAKVEDLWSLTNFFGFATETFVLAVNILDRFLALMKVKPKHLSCIGVCCFQLAARVVEEECNIPSAHEIIRISQCKCTVSDLKRMEKIISEKLHFEFKATTALTFLHLYHTIVLCHTSERKEVLNLDKLEAQLKACNCRLVFSKAKPSVLALCLLTLEVQTLKSVELLEILLRVQKHSKISDSDLLYWRELVSKCLADYSSPECCKPDHKKLVWIVSRRTAQNLQNSYYSVPELPTIPECGCFNESESEDSCEDMSSGEESLSSSPPSDLEGTFFFELKPKTKWQTLSCHS